In a single window of the Tistrella mobilis genome:
- a CDS encoding TerC family protein — MLDLLTDPQVILSFLTLAVLEIVLGIDNLLFVQIIAGRVAPERRDTARRVGLALALVTRLILLAAISWVAGLTAPLVDVWGFALSWRDVILIAGGLFLLAKATTEIHHTVDGDEEHGAGEPKIHLSLAAAVVQIALLDIVFSLDSVITAVGMAQHLPVMVAAVIAAMIVMIVAAAPVGRFVERHQSVKMLCLSFLLLVGVALIADGLHFHIPKGYLYFAIAFSALVEGLNILAKSRRRRRRAMSNVAPS; from the coding sequence ATGCTCGATCTGCTCACCGATCCGCAGGTCATTCTCAGCTTCCTCACCCTCGCGGTGCTGGAGATCGTCCTCGGTATCGACAACCTTCTCTTCGTCCAGATCATCGCCGGACGGGTGGCCCCTGAACGGCGGGACACCGCCCGGCGGGTGGGGCTGGCGCTGGCCCTCGTCACCCGGCTGATCCTGCTGGCGGCCATCTCGTGGGTGGCCGGCCTGACTGCACCGCTGGTGGACGTCTGGGGCTTCGCCCTGTCCTGGCGGGATGTGATCCTGATCGCCGGCGGCCTGTTCCTGCTCGCCAAGGCCACGACCGAGATCCACCACACGGTGGACGGCGATGAAGAGCACGGGGCAGGGGAACCGAAGATCCATCTCAGCCTCGCCGCTGCCGTGGTACAGATTGCCCTGCTCGACATCGTGTTTTCGCTCGACAGCGTGATCACGGCGGTCGGCATGGCGCAGCATCTGCCGGTCATGGTGGCCGCGGTGATCGCGGCCATGATCGTGATGATCGTGGCCGCCGCCCCGGTCGGCCGTTTCGTGGAGCGGCATCAGTCTGTGAAAATGCTTTGCCTGTCCTTCCTGCTTCTGGTGGGCGTGGCCTTGATCGCAGACGGGCTGCATTTCCATATACCGAAGGGCTATCTCTACTTCGCCATCGCCTTCTCGGCGCTGGTCGAAGGTCTCAACATCCTGGCCAAGAGCCGCCGGCGCCGCCGCCGGGCCATGAGCAACGTCGCACCGTCGTGA
- a CDS encoding hemolysin family protein yields the protein MIFEILIVFALILLNAVFAMSEMALVSARRPRLMERASAGDRSAAAALRLADDPTRFLSTVQIGITLVGVLAGAYSGATLAGPLADMLATIPGFEPHARPVAVGLVVAGVTYVSLVVGELIPKRLALAHATTIAMAVARPMSVLAVIATPAIWLLRVSTEGGLKLLRVNTASAEAVTEDEIRAMVREGADSGAIDRAEQNLIDSVFALDDRPVRTVMTPRHDVIWLDADRPFGEQLDRISGSARSRYPVARGSLDEPVGIVATRDILDVVLAGGTPDMATLARPVLVVHEAVPLLKMIAMLRDEREPMALVVDEYGGVEGVVTATDILSAIAGETALGWDDDRPAAVARPEGGWLADGRMAIGEVERLLDRQDLHGEGDYATLAGFLLWHMERVPVAGDVFDWQDIRFEVVDMDGRRIDKVLIRLRPVDDVLPGEGI from the coding sequence GTGATCTTCGAAATACTGATCGTCTTCGCGCTGATCCTGCTGAATGCGGTTTTCGCGATGTCGGAAATGGCCCTGGTCTCCGCCCGCCGCCCGCGGCTGATGGAGCGGGCCTCGGCCGGTGACCGGTCGGCAGCCGCCGCATTGCGGCTCGCCGACGACCCGACCCGGTTCCTGTCCACCGTGCAGATCGGCATCACCCTCGTGGGCGTGCTGGCCGGTGCCTATTCCGGCGCCACCCTCGCCGGGCCGCTGGCCGATATGCTGGCGACCATTCCGGGCTTCGAGCCCCATGCGCGGCCGGTGGCCGTGGGCCTTGTCGTCGCCGGCGTCACCTATGTGTCTCTGGTGGTGGGAGAATTGATCCCGAAGCGGCTGGCGCTTGCCCATGCCACGACGATCGCCATGGCGGTGGCGCGGCCGATGTCGGTGCTGGCGGTGATCGCCACCCCGGCGATCTGGCTGCTGCGTGTGTCGACCGAAGGCGGATTGAAGCTGCTCAGGGTCAACACCGCCTCGGCCGAAGCGGTCACCGAGGACGAGATCCGGGCCATGGTTCGCGAAGGGGCGGACAGTGGTGCCATCGATCGTGCCGAACAGAACCTGATCGACAGCGTTTTTGCCCTCGACGACCGGCCGGTGCGCACCGTGATGACCCCGCGCCACGACGTCATCTGGCTGGATGCCGACCGGCCTTTCGGCGAACAGCTGGACCGGATCTCGGGCAGCGCGCGCTCTCGCTATCCGGTTGCCCGCGGCAGCCTGGACGAGCCGGTAGGCATCGTCGCCACGCGCGACATCCTGGATGTCGTGCTGGCCGGCGGCACCCCCGATATGGCGACGCTTGCCCGGCCGGTGCTGGTGGTGCATGAAGCGGTGCCGCTGTTGAAAATGATCGCCATGCTCCGCGATGAACGTGAGCCGATGGCCCTGGTGGTCGATGAATATGGCGGTGTCGAGGGCGTCGTCACCGCCACCGACATCCTGTCGGCGATCGCGGGTGAGACCGCGCTGGGTTGGGATGATGACCGGCCTGCGGCGGTTGCGCGGCCCGAGGGCGGCTGGCTTGCCGATGGCCGGATGGCGATCGGCGAGGTGGAGCGCCTGCTCGACCGTCAGGACCTTCACGGCGAAGGAGACTACGCGACCCTCGCCGGTTTCCTGCTCTGGCATATGGAGCGGGTGCCGGTGGCCGGCGACGTCTTCGACTGGCAGGACATCCGCTTCGAAGTCGTCGACATGGATGGCCGCCGGATCGACAAGGTTCTGATCCGGCTGCGGCCTGTGGATGATGTGCTGCCGGGCGAGGGGATCTGA